A part of Chroococcidiopsis sp. TS-821 genomic DNA contains:
- a CDS encoding tRNA (5-methylaminomethyl-2-thiouridine)(34)-methyltransferase MnmD — MRSEEFVPQRTADGSFTFFSTEFNEAFHSQYGARQEAERKFVEPTQLQQKAQQPQIRLLDICYGLGYNTAAALATIWQVNPRCYVEVVGLETNPNVPTSAIAHELLQSWDEPIPQLLSQLASEHQVQTSNCKATLLIGDARKTIQNLNQFNFQADAIFLDPFSPPHCPQLWTVEFLKCVALCLAPDGRLATYSCAAAVRTALIQAGLNIGSTPPVGRRAPGTVAAWESIALPTLSPEEQEHLLTRAAIPYRDPQLSDCASVILQRRQQEQNASSLISTSQWKKHTNK, encoded by the coding sequence ATGCGCAGCGAAGAATTTGTTCCCCAGCGTACCGCCGATGGCTCATTTACGTTTTTTTCCACAGAATTTAATGAAGCGTTTCACAGTCAATATGGGGCGCGTCAGGAAGCTGAAAGAAAGTTTGTCGAACCAACACAACTACAACAAAAAGCCCAGCAACCTCAAATAAGGTTATTAGACATTTGCTATGGCTTAGGTTACAACACCGCAGCAGCTTTAGCAACGATTTGGCAAGTGAATCCGCGTTGCTACGTCGAAGTTGTTGGTTTAGAAACAAATCCAAATGTACCAACGTCAGCGATCGCGCATGAACTCCTGCAATCTTGGGACGAACCCATACCGCAACTTTTGAGTCAATTAGCAAGCGAACATCAAGTACAAACAAGTAATTGCAAAGCTACGCTACTCATCGGTGATGCTCGCAAGACAATTCAAAACCTAAATCAATTCAACTTTCAAGCTGATGCTATTTTTCTCGATCCCTTCTCACCACCACATTGCCCGCAACTGTGGACAGTAGAATTTCTTAAGTGCGTTGCTTTATGTTTAGCTCCTGATGGACGTTTAGCCACTTATTCGTGTGCAGCTGCGGTACGTACTGCATTGATCCAAGCTGGATTAAACATAGGTTCAACGCCACCAGTCGGAAGGCGAGCGCCAGGAACAGTCGCAGCTTGGGAATCTATTGCTCTTCCTACATTATCGCCAGAAGAACAAGAGCATCTTCTCACACGTGCAGCGATTCCCTACCGCGATCCACAATTAAGCGATTGTGCTAGTGTTATTTTGCAGCGACGACAGCAAGAACAAAATGCGAGCTCATTAATATCAACATCACAGTGGAAAAAGCATACTAACAAATAA